One Mesomycoplasma molare genomic window carries:
- the rsmH gene encoding 16S rRNA (cytosine(1402)-N(4))-methyltransferase RsmH: MKHFPVLLEEVIENLKINKNGIYVDLTLGRAGHSSEILKKLDKGHLYAFDKDFDAIKESEKKLSKISNNFTLIHSDFQNLESELKKYNIKKIDGILVDLGVSSPQLDEAERGFSYNKDARLDMRMNRNQTLDAHYIVNHYSEEELISLLKNNADVMLPQRVAKGIILNRPINTTLELVEIIKKSLPAKIVRIKNPAKAVFQAIRIAVNNELDSLNILLNQAINFLNKNGKLLIITFHSIEDRIVKKFFKSLLEQDNIDPKLPIMVEKTWKSKSFLPSKEELNLNKRSRSAKLRVLTKLK, encoded by the coding sequence ATGAAGCATTTTCCAGTTTTATTAGAAGAAGTGATCGAAAATTTAAAAATTAATAAAAATGGTATCTATGTTGATCTAACTCTAGGAAGAGCGGGACATTCTTCTGAAATTTTAAAAAAATTAGATAAAGGCCATCTTTATGCTTTTGATAAAGATTTTGATGCTATAAAAGAAAGTGAAAAAAAACTAAGCAAAATTTCTAATAACTTTACACTTATACATAGCGATTTTCAAAATTTAGAAAGTGAATTAAAAAAATATAATATTAAAAAAATAGATGGTATTTTAGTTGATTTGGGTGTTTCCTCCCCTCAACTAGACGAAGCTGAAAGAGGTTTCTCTTACAATAAAGATGCTAGGCTAGATATGAGAATGAATAGAAATCAAACATTAGATGCTCATTATATAGTAAACCATTATTCGGAAGAAGAATTAATTTCATTATTAAAAAATAATGCAGATGTAATGCTCCCTCAAAGAGTTGCTAAAGGCATTATTTTAAATAGACCCATAAATACAACGCTTGAATTAGTAGAGATTATAAAAAAATCACTGCCAGCTAAAATTGTAAGAATAAAAAATCCTGCAAAAGCTGTTTTTCAAGCAATTAGAATTGCTGTAAATAACGAGTTGGATTCATTAAATATTTTGTTAAATCAAGCAATTAATTTTCTTAACAAAAATGGAAAATTATTAATAATTACTTTTCATTCAATCGAAGATAGAATTGTAAAGAAATTTTTTAAATCATTATTGGAGCAAGATAATATTGATCCTAAGCTACCAATTATGGTAGAAAAAACATGAAAATCTAAATCATTTCTTCCTTCAAAAGAAGAATTAAATTTAAACAAAAGAAGCAGAAGTGCAAAGTTAAGAGTTTTGACAAAACTAAAGTAA
- the mraZ gene encoding division/cell wall cluster transcriptional repressor MraZ, which yields MFGSHQKSIDEKNRIVIPSNFREELGEVFYISLGLDKIIEIRSKSEFDILRDKLKKNNSLNKDFREFTRFFFGNTIEATFDKSGRVVIPKNLLLQSAIEKDIYLIGVGEKLEIWPKDRYEKQQEKFQDDDEIEKLQIKLFESGVEL from the coding sequence ATGTTTGGAAGCCATCAAAAAAGTATTGATGAAAAAAATAGAATTGTTATTCCTTCTAATTTCAGAGAAGAATTAGGGGAAGTTTTTTATATTTCTCTTGGTCTTGACAAAATTATTGAAATTCGCTCTAAAAGTGAATTTGATATTTTAAGAGATAAGTTGAAAAAAAATAATTCTTTAAATAAAGATTTTAGAGAGTTTACAAGATTTTTTTTCGGGAATACTATTGAAGCAACTTTTGACAAATCAGGAAGAGTTGTTATACCTAAAAACTTACTACTTCAATCCGCTATCGAAAAAGATATATATCTAATCGGAGTAGGTGAAAAATTAGAAATTTGACCTAAAGATAGATATGAGAAACAGCAAGAAAAATTCCAAGATGATGATGAAATTGAAAAACTTCAAATTAAATTATTCGAAAGTGGAGTTGAGTTATAA
- a CDS encoding F0F1 ATP synthase subunit A: MENWLSNWNQPQLFTLFIMVFLIMIFSIVLYFQIKKTKKDKAPSAIVYLTEQYFGIVETLVDESGAEGKLAKNIKPYIFTLLTFLLFGNLLSLFGLEPIGSTYSITLTLAFVSWLGIYVIGITMQKLKFFKKYMNPLEIISIPAPLISLSFRMFGNIIGGSVMLILFYAGTQYIWSLLPIGNLSVFNIPATLFMAPLVFYVDIFGVVIQAYVFTLLTTTYWVSSSKE, from the coding sequence ATGGAAAACTGATTAAGTAATTGAAATCAACCACAACTTTTTACTCTTTTTATAATGGTTTTTTTAATTATGATATTTTCTATTGTTTTATATTTTCAAATTAAAAAAACTAAAAAAGATAAAGCGCCCTCCGCTATTGTTTATTTAACAGAACAATATTTTGGAATAGTTGAAACTTTGGTTGATGAAAGTGGAGCTGAAGGTAAATTAGCTAAAAATATAAAGCCTTATATTTTTACACTTTTAACTTTTTTACTTTTTGGTAATTTATTATCTTTATTTGGTTTGGAACCGATAGGTAGTACTTATTCAATTACATTAACATTAGCTTTTGTATCATGATTAGGTATTTACGTAATCGGAATAACCATGCAAAAACTAAAATTTTTTAAAAAATATATGAATCCTCTAGAAATAATTTCTATTCCAGCACCATTAATTTCATTATCTTTTAGGATGTTTGGAAATATCATTGGTGGTTCCGTAATGTTGATTTTATTTTATGCAGGAACACAATATATTTGGTCTTTATTACCAATAGGAAATTTAAGTGTGTTTAATATACCTGCTACACTATTTATGGCGCCATTGGTATTTTATGTAGATATATTTGGAGTGGTTATTCAAGCATATGTTTTTACTTTGTTAACAACAACATATTGAGTTTCTAGCTCAAAGGAATAA
- the atpE gene encoding ATP synthase F0 subunit C → MTNQFVEIASKLNNDAGSSTGVGLVAIGAGLAMIGALGVGAGQGYAAGKAAEAVGRNPEAEKKISKLMIIGAAIAETSSIYALLIAILLIFVY, encoded by the coding sequence ATGACAAATCAATTTGTAGAAATAGCATCAAAATTAAATAATGATGCAGGAAGTTCAACAGGAGTAGGTTTAGTTGCTATTGGAGCAGGACTAGCGATGATTGGAGCTTTAGGTGTTGGAGCTGGTCAAGGGTATGCAGCAGGAAAAGCTGCCGAGGCTGTCGGAAGAAATCCGGAAGCAGAGAAAAAAATTAGCAAATTAATGATCATAGGAGCAGCTATCGCGGAAACTTCTTCAATTTATGCATTACTTATTGCAATTCTTTTAATTTTTGTTTACTAA
- the atpF gene encoding F0F1 ATP synthase subunit B, producing the protein MINRIIKNFSSDGKVDVENDVSALFKNIFPNPWVVLATTIAFIIVFIFLFFFIFKPLKKVIEERREFIQKNIDETITNKEKSIKLEEKRNIELWEARIAAAGIINQAKIESEKIANQYISNAKKEAKRIIEDGHISVSQQQRKFEEESREEIITVATKLASKILEKHVSHYEEKELIDKLLNEVYE; encoded by the coding sequence ATGATAAATAGAATTATAAAAAATTTTAGTTCAGATGGAAAAGTAGATGTAGAAAATGATGTTTCAGCATTGTTTAAAAATATTTTTCCTAATCCATGAGTTGTTTTAGCGACAACTATAGCATTTATTATTGTATTCATTTTTTTGTTTTTTTTCATTTTTAAACCTCTAAAAAAGGTTATAGAAGAAAGAAGAGAATTTATTCAAAAAAATATTGATGAAACAATTACGAATAAAGAAAAATCTATTAAACTTGAAGAAAAAAGAAATATAGAATTATGGGAAGCTAGAATAGCTGCAGCAGGAATAATTAATCAAGCTAAAATAGAATCTGAAAAAATAGCTAATCAATATATTTCTAATGCGAAAAAAGAAGCTAAAAGAATCATTGAAGATGGACATATTAGTGTATCTCAACAACAAAGAAAATTTGAAGAAGAATCCAGGGAAGAAATTATAACTGTGGCTACAAAATTAGCATCAAAAATCTTAGAAAAACACGTTAGCCACTATGAAGAAAAAGAATTAATTGATAAACTGTTAAATGAGGTTTATGAATAA
- a CDS encoding F0F1 ATP synthase subunit delta, with the protein MHLDKIEKINGYALAIFQIALEEEKIKDYYKQTEKLKKIFTKEKELLLFLKSFEITLEEKENFIDTIFKTEIENNLLNVIKLLVKTHFIDYINEIFTKFEIKVLKYLNMKKAYVYSVYKLDKNQISKIKKFIESKINKKIILKQKIDKSLIAGLKIMVDDLVFENSIYSQLKEIKEFVLKEGSVR; encoded by the coding sequence ATGCATTTAGACAAGATTGAAAAAATTAATGGATATGCACTAGCAATTTTTCAAATAGCCTTAGAAGAAGAAAAAATAAAAGATTATTATAAACAAACTGAAAAATTAAAAAAAATTTTTACTAAAGAAAAAGAATTATTACTTTTTTTAAAAAGTTTTGAAATAACATTAGAAGAAAAAGAAAATTTCATTGATACTATATTTAAAACTGAAATTGAAAATAATTTATTAAACGTAATAAAGTTATTAGTTAAAACTCATTTTATTGATTATATAAATGAAATATTTACTAAATTTGAAATAAAAGTTTTAAAATATTTAAACATGAAAAAAGCTTATGTTTATTCTGTTTATAAATTAGACAAAAACCAAATTTCAAAAATCAAAAAATTTATTGAAAGTAAAATAAATAAAAAAATCATTCTTAAACAAAAAATTGATAAAAGCTTAATTGCTGGTTTAAAAATAATGGTTGATGATTTAGTTTTTGAAAACTCAATTTACTCACAGTTGAAAGAAATTAAAGAATTTGTATTAAAAGAAGGGAGCGTGAGATAG
- the atpA gene encoding F0F1 ATP synthase subunit alpha: MSSKTSNISALIKAQIKSYGKKIISNETGKVISVGDGVALVSGLEKVGLGELVEFPNNIYGMALNIESDYVGVVIMGKENDVAEGDIVKRTKNIISVPVGEQMVGRVIDALGRPIDGKGSIDFNKRREIFVQAPGVMKRKEVNEPLKTGILAIDSMVPIGKGQRELIIGDRQTGKTAVAIDAILNQKGQNVHCVYVAIGQKNSTVAQIVNKLQKSGAMEYTTVVVAGASELAPLQYIAPYSGVTIAEEWMYKGKNVLVVYDDLSKHAVAYRTLSLLLRRPPGREAFPGDIFYQHSYLLERAAKLNSENGGGSITALPIIETQAGDISAYIPTNVISITDGQIFMKESLFNSGQKPAVDVGFSVSRVGSSAQTKAMKFVSSSLKLQLAQYNELKSFAQFGSDLDESTRRILDHGSKVYELLKQWQYIHFYQNDQAIILLSVKDRFINPIPKDYILQYRDELVKFINSDTKALELKAELIKERAFNDNLLLEFKKLIRDFVLEFINKIPNYNPEEHPSIPEL, encoded by the coding sequence ATGTCATCAAAAACAAGTAATATTTCAGCTCTAATAAAAGCTCAAATAAAATCTTATGGTAAAAAGATAATTTCTAATGAAACAGGAAAAGTAATTTCTGTAGGTGATGGAGTTGCGCTTGTTTCCGGTTTAGAAAAAGTCGGTTTAGGAGAATTAGTAGAATTTCCTAATAACATATACGGAATGGCTCTAAATATAGAGTCAGATTATGTTGGTGTTGTTATTATGGGGAAAGAAAATGATGTTGCAGAAGGTGACATTGTTAAAAGAACAAAAAATATTATTTCTGTGCCTGTCGGAGAACAAATGGTTGGCCGTGTAATAGATGCGCTTGGTAGACCTATAGATGGAAAAGGATCAATCGACTTTAATAAAAGAAGAGAAATCTTTGTGCAAGCTCCAGGGGTAATGAAAAGGAAAGAAGTAAATGAACCTTTAAAAACAGGAATTTTAGCAATTGATTCAATGGTTCCGATTGGGAAAGGTCAACGTGAATTAATTATAGGTGACAGACAAACAGGAAAAACAGCAGTTGCAATAGATGCTATTTTAAATCAAAAAGGGCAAAATGTTCATTGTGTTTATGTTGCTATAGGGCAAAAAAATTCAACAGTGGCTCAAATTGTGAATAAATTACAAAAAAGCGGCGCAATGGAATATACTACAGTAGTAGTTGCTGGTGCATCAGAATTAGCTCCTTTACAATACATCGCTCCATATTCGGGTGTAACAATTGCTGAAGAATGAATGTATAAAGGAAAAAATGTTTTAGTAGTTTATGATGATTTATCAAAACATGCCGTTGCTTATAGAACACTTTCTCTTTTACTAAGAAGACCACCAGGTAGAGAAGCTTTCCCAGGAGATATTTTCTATCAACATTCATATTTATTAGAAAGAGCTGCAAAACTAAATTCAGAAAATGGTGGTGGATCAATCACAGCGTTACCCATTATTGAAACACAAGCAGGAGATATTTCTGCTTATATTCCAACAAATGTTATTTCGATAACAGATGGGCAAATTTTTATGAAGGAGTCTTTATTTAATTCAGGACAAAAACCTGCAGTTGATGTTGGATTTTCTGTTTCCCGTGTTGGTTCAAGTGCTCAAACAAAAGCTATGAAATTTGTTTCTTCTTCTTTAAAATTGCAATTAGCTCAGTATAATGAATTAAAATCATTTGCTCAATTTGGTTCTGATCTAGATGAATCTACCAGAAGAATTTTAGACCATGGATCTAAAGTATATGAATTATTAAAACAATGACAATATATTCATTTCTATCAAAATGATCAAGCTATTATATTACTATCTGTTAAAGACAGATTTATAAATCCTATACCAAAAGATTATATTCTTCAATATAGAGATGAATTAGTTAAATTTATAAATAGTGACACTAAAGCTTTAGAACTAAAAGCAGAACTAATAAAAGAAAGAGCTTTTAATGACAATTTATTGCTAGAATTTAAAAAATTAATAAGAGATTTTGTATTGGAATTTATAAATAAAATCCCTAATTATAATCCTGAAGAACATCCTTCAATTCCGGAGTTATAA
- the atpG gene encoding ATP synthase F1 subunit gamma, whose amino-acid sequence MPSIQKIKTRINLIENTRKITKAMELLSSAKLRKAKNNFSSIQEYANSIENILDTVYEKTDVKNNSFFSNKEKQNSIYIIITSDLGLCGGYNNNVYKITKNKLKNDDKLIIFGNKGISLFKDYEKNIIKKIGNYGDDLNYLIVREIIDLVIGMIKNKEIGSINLVYTKFINSVTFEPFIKQLFPLENSALESNKTKNKVNDNILLEFEPSPEVILENLLPLYLGSFIYNALAESKISEMSSRRSAMENASNNADEITNNLQIVFNRGRQSSITQEITEIIGGNTSK is encoded by the coding sequence ATGCCTTCAATTCAAAAAATAAAAACAAGAATTAATTTAATTGAAAATACTAGAAAAATTACCAAAGCAATGGAATTATTATCTAGTGCAAAACTAAGAAAAGCGAAAAACAATTTTTCTTCAATTCAAGAATATGCTAATTCTATAGAAAATATTTTGGATACTGTTTATGAAAAAACAGATGTAAAAAACAATTCTTTTTTTTCTAATAAAGAAAAACAAAATAGTATTTATATAATTATTACATCAGATTTAGGACTTTGTGGTGGTTATAACAATAATGTTTATAAAATAACAAAGAACAAACTTAAAAATGATGATAAATTAATAATTTTCGGCAATAAAGGAATCTCTTTATTTAAAGATTATGAAAAAAATATAATTAAAAAAATAGGTAACTATGGAGATGATTTAAACTATTTGATTGTTAGAGAAATTATAGATTTAGTTATAGGTATGATAAAAAATAAAGAAATAGGAAGCATTAATTTAGTATATACTAAGTTTATTAATAGTGTTACTTTTGAACCTTTTATTAAACAATTATTTCCTTTAGAAAATTCTGCATTAGAAAGTAATAAAACTAAAAACAAAGTTAATGATAATATATTATTAGAATTTGAACCATCTCCAGAAGTAATTTTAGAAAATTTATTACCATTATACTTAGGATCTTTTATTTATAATGCATTGGCTGAGTCTAAAATTTCAGAAATGTCATCAAGAAGATCGGCCATGGAAAATGCTTCAAATAATGCTGATGAAATAACAAATAATTTACAAATAGTTTTCAACAGAGGAAGACAGTCTTCTATTACACAAGAAATAACTGAAATAATAGGTGGAAATACAAGTAAATAG
- the atpD gene encoding F0F1 ATP synthase subunit beta, whose protein sequence is MIKKNIGRIIQILGPVIDVKFEKGKLPALLNALEVKLDSDKKIVLEVEQHIGDEVVRTIAMDMTYGLSKGLEVEDTGKAIQVPVGKEILSRMFNVLGEPIDELGPVNAKLKMPIHSTPPSYEDQKSNSEILVTGIKVIDLLIPYVKGGKIGLFGGAGVGKTVLVQELINNIATQHGGLSVFAGVGERSREGNDLYYEMKAAGVLDKTALVFGQMNEPPGARMRVALTGLTMAEYFRDKLNQDVLLFIDNIFRFTQAGSEVSTLLGRIPSAVGYQPTLATEMGQLQERITSTRNGSITSVQAVYVPADDLTDPAPATTFAHLDAKTVLDRNIAALGIYPAVDPLASGSRMLDPLVIGEEHYNVARKVLEILQKFKELQDIIAILGMDELSEEDKKTVSRARRIRNFLSQPFFVAEKFSGISGKFLPLEETIRSFKEIIEGKHDSLPEEAFLYVGSIEEAIAKAEKLK, encoded by the coding sequence ATGATCAAAAAAAATATTGGTAGAATTATTCAAATTTTAGGTCCAGTTATTGACGTAAAATTTGAAAAAGGAAAATTACCTGCATTGCTAAATGCTTTAGAAGTAAAACTTGATTCCGATAAAAAAATAGTTTTAGAAGTAGAACAACACATCGGTGATGAAGTTGTTAGAACTATTGCTATGGATATGACTTATGGACTTTCTAAAGGATTAGAAGTAGAAGATACTGGTAAAGCTATTCAAGTTCCTGTAGGAAAAGAAATTTTATCTAGAATGTTTAATGTTTTAGGAGAACCAATAGATGAATTAGGGCCTGTTAATGCGAAATTAAAAATGCCTATCCACTCTACTCCACCATCTTATGAAGATCAAAAATCAAACTCTGAAATTTTAGTAACAGGTATTAAAGTTATTGATCTATTAATTCCTTATGTTAAGGGTGGAAAAATTGGTTTATTCGGTGGAGCTGGAGTAGGTAAGACAGTTTTAGTTCAAGAACTTATAAATAATATAGCTACACAACATGGTGGTTTATCTGTATTTGCCGGAGTAGGTGAACGTTCTAGAGAAGGTAATGATTTATACTACGAAATGAAAGCTGCTGGTGTTTTAGATAAAACAGCCTTAGTTTTTGGACAAATGAATGAGCCACCCGGAGCAAGAATGAGGGTAGCATTAACAGGACTAACAATGGCTGAATATTTTAGAGATAAATTAAATCAAGATGTGCTTTTATTTATTGATAATATATTCAGATTTACTCAAGCAGGATCAGAAGTTTCAACTTTATTAGGGAGAATACCATCAGCTGTTGGTTATCAACCAACATTAGCAACCGAGATGGGTCAACTACAAGAAAGAATCACTTCAACAAGAAATGGTTCCATAACTTCAGTTCAAGCAGTTTATGTTCCTGCTGATGATTTAACAGATCCAGCACCTGCTACAACTTTTGCTCATTTGGATGCTAAAACAGTACTAGATAGAAATATAGCAGCATTAGGTATTTATCCTGCTGTAGATCCTTTAGCTTCAGGTTCTAGAATGTTAGATCCGTTAGTAATAGGTGAAGAGCATTATAATGTAGCAAGAAAAGTTTTAGAAATTTTACAAAAATTTAAAGAATTACAAGATATTATTGCTATTTTGGGTATGGATGAATTATCTGAAGAAGATAAGAAAACTGTTTCAAGAGCTAGAAGAATTAGAAACTTTTTATCTCAACCATTTTTTGTAGCAGAAAAATTTTCAGGAATTTCAGGAAAATTCCTTCCTTTAGAAGAAACTATAAGAAGTTTTAAAGAAATTATAGAAGGTAAACACGATTCTTTACCGGAAGAAGCTTTCTTGTACGTTGGTTCTATAGAAGAAGCAATAGCTAAAGCAGAAAAATTAAAATAA
- a CDS encoding ABC transporter permease, whose protein sequence is MEEKLMKSFWNYVAFIHKLTIKKKNTIIIPLIWLIIATAVTFSLFSLNFEKNTKVLIFYIIIFVELLLTVLFSSIKSINIFKDLEDEGIELLTLSKPISRKKIIWGKSVANLSFGIYWALLMVFVNFLILLLGLKDYDSFVLGFISFPVFLISYIIFSNLSSLIAFKVNAKVAITLPLVLFSPLVLGGTIISSKTTSTSNNIAFYLNNKYENNPSGNIANIEKFYLNNKEDTFYIIPNGSDKIKLRTDQIEYLKEAFKISRNSATEWQIYSYLSLPYQLVDYFNIENINISNALTSEKITNLDDYIYYKNNDNFAYNYDLNTKVNLKKYFITDKIIRTNNKDNNEIVEERVNKPVYLVPGSLKSFSQIDHLINTNIIYAREGAEDFAQKFPEDKFVHSATDNLLGELKWTYIKELLENEVFQYYANMIAKEIFVDLKDDSLENISGIKNVIFDVISKKLKDEEYELLKINDIRATILNKDSLENGKIKTIIEKKIYLATAFIYYLYFKYNNTYIADAILYNEANNNFDPHSYSLLIDNFRYRIGGFSKYVAKQQIEEEEITDSEGNKKKERKVKIRYDIEPSNNFLFQPLEEVWQVSRNGIPTVNKNLYFLIWISFAIIFVLINNRLYFKKDYK, encoded by the coding sequence ATGGAAGAAAAACTAATGAAGTCATTTTGAAATTATGTTGCCTTCATACACAAATTAACAATAAAAAAGAAAAATACAATAATAATTCCTTTAATATGATTAATAATAGCGACCGCAGTAACATTTTCTCTTTTTTCATTAAATTTTGAAAAAAATACTAAAGTTTTAATATTTTATATTATTATTTTTGTTGAATTATTATTAACTGTTTTATTTTCATCAATAAAATCAATAAATATTTTTAAGGATTTAGAGGACGAGGGGATAGAATTATTAACTCTTTCTAAACCTATTTCGAGAAAAAAAATTATATGAGGCAAAAGTGTTGCCAATTTATCTTTTGGAATTTACTGAGCTTTATTAATGGTTTTTGTAAATTTTCTAATACTTTTATTAGGGTTAAAAGACTATGATAGTTTTGTACTAGGATTCATTTCTTTTCCTGTATTTTTAATATCATATATTATTTTTAGTAACTTAAGTTCTCTTATTGCTTTTAAAGTAAATGCAAAAGTTGCAATTACTTTGCCTCTTGTGCTTTTTAGTCCCTTAGTTCTAGGTGGAACTATTATTTCTTCAAAAACAACTTCAACAAGTAATAATATTGCATTTTATTTAAACAATAAGTATGAAAATAATCCCTCCGGAAACATAGCAAACATAGAAAAATTTTATTTAAACAATAAAGAAGATACTTTCTATATAATACCTAATGGAAGCGACAAAATAAAATTAAGAACTGATCAAATCGAATATTTAAAAGAAGCTTTTAAAATTTCACGTAACTCAGCTACTGAATGACAAATATATTCTTATTTATCATTGCCTTATCAATTGGTAGATTATTTCAATATAGAGAATATAAATATTTCAAACGCTTTAACGTCTGAAAAAATAACAAATTTAGACGATTACATTTATTATAAGAATAATGATAATTTTGCATATAACTATGATTTAAATACAAAAGTAAATTTAAAAAAATATTTTATAACAGACAAAATAATAAGAACAAATAATAAAGATAATAATGAAATTGTTGAAGAAAGAGTAAACAAACCTGTATATTTAGTTCCTGGTTCTTTAAAATCATTTAGTCAAATCGATCATCTTATAAATACCAATATTATTTACGCCAGAGAAGGTGCTGAGGATTTTGCGCAAAAATTCCCTGAAGATAAATTTGTTCACTCAGCTACTGACAATTTATTAGGAGAATTAAAGTGAACATACATTAAAGAATTATTAGAAAACGAAGTTTTTCAATATTATGCTAATATGATAGCTAAAGAAATTTTTGTAGACTTAAAAGATGATTCTTTAGAAAATATAAGTGGAATTAAAAATGTAATTTTTGATGTAATATCTAAAAAATTAAAAGATGAAGAATATGAATTATTAAAAATTAACGATATTAGAGCTACTATTTTAAATAAAGATTCTCTCGAAAATGGAAAAATAAAAACAATAATAGAGAAAAAAATTTATTTGGCTACAGCTTTTATTTATTATCTTTACTTTAAATATAATAACACCTACATCGCTGACGCAATTTTGTATAACGAAGCAAATAATAACTTTGATCCTCATTCCTATTCTTTATTAATTGATAATTTTAGATATAGAATAGGAGGTTTTAGCAAATATGTTGCTAAGCAACAAATAGAAGAGGAAGAAATAACAGATAGTGAAGGAAATAAAAAAAAGGAAAGAAAAGTTAAAATAAGATATGACATTGAACCATCTAACAACTTTTTATTTCAACCTTTAGAAGAAGTTTGACAAGTATCTAGAAATGGTATTCCTACAGTTAATAAAAATTTATATTTTTTAATTTGAATTAGTTTCGCGATAATATTCGTATTAATAAATAATAGATTATATTTCAAAAAGGATTATAAATAA
- a CDS encoding ABC transporter ATP-binding protein: protein MEKNILEVKNLTKIYSNNKEKTGIFDLNFDVKKGSFHAFIGENGAGKTTTIKTIIGSYINFSGNVTINGIDIRNYKSRQALGYIPENAIFPKELTVLEYLRYLGQLFGSDKKELDIKIDNLLKEFEIEELKNKKPFYFSSGQKKKILLIQALLNEPEIIILDEPAANLDPTARFQLFHLLKKLHQKGITIFISSHILSEIDKFVDSLTLIHKGEIVYSGLRYTDLETIFYEKVIKV from the coding sequence ATGGAAAAAAATATTTTAGAAGTTAAAAATTTGACAAAAATATATTCCAATAATAAAGAAAAAACAGGTATTTTTGATTTAAATTTCGATGTTAAAAAAGGTTCTTTTCATGCTTTTATAGGAGAAAATGGAGCGGGAAAAACAACAACAATTAAAACAATTATTGGCTCATATATTAATTTCAGCGGTAATGTTACTATAAATGGAATTGATATAAGAAATTATAAAAGTAGACAAGCATTAGGTTATATACCTGAAAATGCAATATTCCCAAAAGAATTAACAGTTTTAGAATACTTAAGATATTTAGGTCAGTTGTTTGGCTCTGATAAAAAAGAATTAGATATAAAAATAGATAATTTGCTTAAGGAATTCGAAATTGAAGAACTAAAAAATAAAAAACCATTTTATTTTTCTTCAGGTCAAAAGAAAAAAATATTATTAATACAAGCTCTATTAAATGAACCAGAAATAATTATTTTAGATGAACCTGCTGCTAATTTAGACCCAACTGCAAGGTTTCAGTTATTTCATTTACTTAAAAAACTTCATCAAAAAGGAATAACAATTTTTATAAGTTCGCACATTTTGAGCGAAATAGATAAATTTGTAGATTCTCTTACTCTAATACATAAAGGAGAGATTGTTTATTCCGGATTAAGATACACTGATTTGGAAACAATTTTTTATGAAAAAGTTATTAAAGTATAG